DNA from Halobaculum sp. XH14:
AGCGCGCCCCACGCGAGGTATTCGACCGGCCGCTCTACCAGCCGCTCGTCGTACGAGCCGCCCATGTAGGCGGCGAGGTAGCTCCCGAGGTTCGACACGTCCATGTTCACCGAAATGCAGCCGTCCGACTCGCTCACGTAGTCGGAGACTGCCTCGTAGTCGTGCGCGGAGCGACCGGCCGGATCGCACACGTCGAGATGTTTCTCAACGATCCGCTCTAGCTCGGTGCCAATCTGCTGCCCGTCGAGGCCGGCGGCGTCGAGGTAGACGCCCACGTGCAGGTGCGTGTAACAGGCGTTCATGCCGGCGTACGCGTCCGGGTCAGCGGCAGCACCGACGCCGTGCGGTTCTGACTGGAGCCAGAACCCCCACTCGTTGGCGTCCAGTCCGAGATGGTACTCACACACGTTTCGCAGCGTGTCACGGACGCCGTCGTAACTCCAGGCGTCGTGCAGCGCGTCGAGGTGGTCCACAGGCGACAGCCGCTCACCACCGGGGACAGACGACGCTGTGAGCGTCACCATGCCCGTCGCAGGCCGTTCCCATGCAGAGACGGCGTCACCACCGGACGGACGTTCACCACCGCTCATCTGCCGCTGGAGCGCGCGAGCGCGGGCGTACTGCTTCGCGTGATACTCCGTTCCCCACGCGTCCGTCAACGGGAGTTCGAACGTCTCACCGTCGTCGTTCGCAAAGCGCGCCATCAACCCGTCGTAACGGGTGTGTGCGGTTAGGAACGCTTGCAGAGCTTCGCCCCACGTTGCAGCTTCGCGCCTGTCGAGTTCAGTCAGCGTGAACGCGGATTCGCCCTCACCGTCCGGGTCGACGTGTACGTCAGACCACTCAGCTTCCGTAACGATGCGGCGGAGTTTCCGCCCGTGCGTCTGCGACAGGGGAAGCTCGGCCAACTCCGGGTACGCCGCATAGAACTCACTCACGCGGTCGAGGACTGTCTCGGGAACGTCGTCCCCGTGAAAACGACCGGGAGAGGCCTCTACAGAGTTGGTCTCCTTGGAAGGCCAAGACTGGCCCTGGTCAGTCGGTGGCGCTTCCGGGCCGGCAGACCGGGACTCGGAGTCGTCGACTTTCGGAACGACGCGAACGTGATACGGCACCGAAGCCGACGGCTCTCCGGATTCGGCGCTGCCCGCGTCCGGTCCATCGACGGGTTCGCTAGTCACCGTCCTCGGCGGGAACCCACTGCGCCGCGTCTCGTTGCGAGGACACCGAGGTGTCCTCGCTGCGCGCCGGCTTCCGGGTCGGGGGCAAGCCCCCGCTTCCGGCGGGCGAGGCCGGGGCGGCCGCGTTAGCGCCGCGGCCGCCGAACACCGGCCTCGCCGCTCCGTCGCTTGCGGCGGATGCGACGAGGGTCGCGTTATACGCCCAGAGCAACCCGTCGACGCGCACGTCGATGAACTCACGCTGGAGATCGGGCGCTTTCACGCAGTGCTCACACTCCCGGTACCGGGCGTGCTCCGTGCGCGGCTCCGTGGTCACGAGGTACTGACAGCCGCGGCACTGGTACTCGATGAACCTCGGAAGGCCGGGGCCTCCGACGGCATTCGTGCCGCCGATCATCGTCGCCTCCGTCGGGTCGAGCGCGCGTCCCCTGGGGAATCGTGTGTACCACCCGCCTGCCTACCCCCCAAAAGAGGGGCAGGCAGGCGGGGACGGGCGTAAGGTGAAAGCTCAGGGTTTGCGTCCGGCGTGTCAGTGTGCCGACGAAGCTGGTTCCCTCTACGCCCTGTCCAGCGGAGAACACTGGAAGGGAGAGAGGGACGGACGGACGCCGCTACCCCTGCAAACCGCGGGTGTGTCGGGTGGGAATCGACTAACGAATTCGGACGACGGCGAAGACCCGGAACCGCTATCCGGTCGACATACCGGTCAAACTGGCCTCTCGTCCACTGTCGGAAGTGGCGAGTTCGAACGTTTGAACGGCTTTTTCGGCGGTATCGGGGTCGAGTTAGAACCGAGCAGCGTCCGGATGGGCCCTGAGGGATTCGAACCCTCGGCCACCCCGTTATGAGCAGGGCGCTCTAGACCGGACTGAGCTAAGGGCCCGTGGTCGGAGTTTCCGGGAGACGGTGAAGTAGCTTACCCTCCGGCGATCCGGGGACGTCGCTACCGAGGAACCGGGCCGAATCGAGAAGCGCCGAAGCCAGGACTCGAACCTGGGACAACCTCGTTAACAGCGAGGTGCTCTACCAGCTGAGCTACTTCGGCACGCAGTACAGGGTACCGGACTGTATTTGATAGGGCTTTCGTTTCCCCCCGACGGGACCGACACGCTCGTTACGGGCGGGCCTGAACGGGCCGGTATGACCGAGACGGACCTCGACGCGCTCCTGGCCCGCGTCGGCGAACGGGTGCGGCCCGACGAGGCCGAGCGCGAGCGGCTCGCCGAGGCGGCGGCCGACCTCTCCGCCCGGGCCGCGGCCGCCGTCGCGGAGCTCCCCGCGCCGGCGAACGAGGCCGAGGTGCTCCAGGTCGGCTCGACGGCCCGGGGGACGTGGCTCGCCGGCGACCGCGACATCGACCTCTTCGTCCGATTCCCGACCGATGTCGACGAAGCTGACCTCGAGACGTACGGCCTCCGCGTCGGCCACGCCGCGCTCCCCGGAGGACGCGAGGAGTACGCCGAACACCCGTACGTGAAGGGGCGCTACGAGGGGTTCGACGTGGACCTGGTCCCCTGTTACGACGTGGAGAGCGCGGCGGACATCCGGTCCTCGGTGGACCGCACGCCGTTCCACAACGCCTACCTCGACGCGCGGATCGACGAGGCGCTCGCGGGCGACGTTCGAACGTTCAAGCGATTCCTCAAGGGGATCGGCGTGTACGGCAGCGACCTCCGGACCCAGGGGTTTTCGGGCTACATCGCCGAACTGCTCGTCCTCGACCACGGCGGGCTCCGGCCGCTGCTGGAGGCCGCCGCCGACTGGACGCCGCAGGTCACGATCGACCCCGAGAACCACGGGCGGGGCTCGTTCGACGATCCGCTCGTGGTCTACGATCCGACCGATCCCGAGCGGAACGTCGCCGCCGTCCTCTCGCGCGACAACCTCGCGCGCTTCCAGCACCACGCCCGGAAGTTGCTCGAGGATCCACGCGATGAGGCGTTCTTTCCTCCGAAACGGGAGCCGATGGGCGAGGCTGACGTCCGCGAACACGTCGGCCGGCGCGGCACCGTTCCGGTCGCCGTCGCCTTCGACGCGCCGGACATCGTGGACGACCAGCTCTACCCGCAGCTCCGCCGGTCGCTCGACGGACTGGAACGGGAACTGTCCGGCCGCGGCTTCGAGGTGGTCCGGTCGACGACCGCCGCCACCGACGGTGGCGACGTGGGCGACGCCGACGGCCGACGCGGGATGCTCCTGTTCGAACTCACACACCGCCGGCTGCCGGCGGTCGAACGCCACGACGGCCCGCCGGTCCACGTCCGGGAGCACGCGGAGGGGTTCTTCGACAAGTACGCCGGGACCGACGCGTACGGCCCGTTCGTGGAGGACGGCCGGTACGTGGTCGAGCGCGAGCGCGAGGAGCCGGACGCCGTCGCGCTGCTGGAGTCCGACCGGCTGTTCGACGCCGCGCTCGGCACCCGCGTCGAGTCGGCGCTCCGCGGGGGGTACGACGTGCTCGCGGGGGAGGCGGTGGCCACGCTGGCGGAGGAGTTCGGCGACGACCTGCGGGCGTACTTCGCGCCGACGATCTAGAGGTCGAATCGGGACCGGAGGTCCTCGATGACGGGTTCGGTCGCGTCCGCCGGCTCCCCGTCGGGGTCGATCGGCGGCCGACCGTCGAACGTCTCGTGGACGACGGCGACGCCCGCCGAGAGCGTGTCGAGCCCGTAGCCGCCCTCCAGCACGAACGCCAGGCCGGCCCCGGTTCGCTCGGCGAGCGCGCGCATGCGGTCGGTCATGAGCGCGTACCCCTCGGTCGAGACGCGCATCCGCGAGATTGGGTCGTGGCGGTGGGCGTCGAAGCCGGCGCTCACGAGCAGCAGGTCTGGGTCGAACCGCTCGATAGCTGGATTGACTGTGCGCTCGACGACCGCGAGGTAGTCCGCGTCGCCCGCGCCCGCACCGAGGGAGGCGTTGAGGGTGGTGTCCGCGCCGTCGCCACGTCCGGTCTCGGCGGCGTCGCCGGTGCCCGGGTAGAGCCCCTCCTCGTGGATCGAGGCGTAGAACACGTCGCCGCGCTCGTAGAAGATGTCCTGTGTGCCGTTGCCGTGATGGACGTCCCAGTCGAAGATGGCGACCCGCTCGGCATCGCCGGCGTCGATCGCCGACTGTGCCGCGACCGCG
Protein-coding regions in this window:
- the cca gene encoding CCA tRNA nucleotidyltransferase — its product is MTETDLDALLARVGERVRPDEAERERLAEAAADLSARAAAAVAELPAPANEAEVLQVGSTARGTWLAGDRDIDLFVRFPTDVDEADLETYGLRVGHAALPGGREEYAEHPYVKGRYEGFDVDLVPCYDVESAADIRSSVDRTPFHNAYLDARIDEALAGDVRTFKRFLKGIGVYGSDLRTQGFSGYIAELLVLDHGGLRPLLEAAADWTPQVTIDPENHGRGSFDDPLVVYDPTDPERNVAAVLSRDNLARFQHHARKLLEDPRDEAFFPPKREPMGEADVREHVGRRGTVPVAVAFDAPDIVDDQLYPQLRRSLDGLERELSGRGFEVVRSTTAATDGGDVGDADGRRGMLLFELTHRRLPAVERHDGPPVHVREHAEGFFDKYAGTDAYGPFVEDGRYVVEREREEPDAVALLESDRLFDAALGTRVESALRGGYDVLAGEAVATLAEEFGDDLRAYFAPTI
- a CDS encoding histone deacetylase family protein, which translates into the protein MRFGYSETCLDHDTGDRHPENPDRLRAIREGLKRKHGIEYVEGDPASREAVAAVHDDDYVDEVESFCESGGGNWDPDTVASDGTWAAALAAAGQAEWAAEQALAGEGGRNTPFALGRPPGHHAVEDDAMGFCFVNNAAVAAQSAIDAGDAERVAIFDWDVHHGNGTQDIFYERGDVFYASIHEEGLYPGTGDAAETGRGDGADTTLNASLGAGAGDADYLAVVERTVNPAIERFDPDLLLVSAGFDAHRHDPISRMRVSTEGYALMTDRMRALAERTGAGLAFVLEGGYGLDTLSAGVAVVHETFDGRPPIDPDGEPADATEPVIEDLRSRFDL